The window AGACGTTCGCCATAGTACAACTCCAGCAGGCGCGGGATATCGGCACGGAGGTGTGCCGATCCATAGAAACAGGCGCGCAGGGTCTTCTCGTTGAGCACGAACGCGGGACCCCCTACGGTGTACTCCTCCCGCGCCGGCGGGATGCCGACGGCAACCGCGACGCCGCCGCGGGCCAAGCACTCAACCGCCTGCCGGACGACGGCGGCGCGTCCGATCACCTCGAAGGCATAGTCGGTCCCGCCGCGGGTCAGGCTTTGAATCGCACGCACGGGGTCCTCCTCTTTGGCGTTGATCGTGTGCGTCGCCCCAAACCGCCGGGCGGCCTCGAGCCGGTGCTCGAGCAAGTCGACCGCGATGATCATCGCCGCCCCCGCGATCCGAGCTCCCTGTACCACATTAATGCCCACGCCGCCCGCGCCGAAGACCGCCACGCTGCTCCCGGGCCGCACCTGAGCGGTGTTGACCACGGCGCCGACCCCGGTCGTCACCGCGCACCCCAGCAGCGCCGCCACTGTCAGCGGCACCTCCTCGCTGATGCGCAGCACGCCCGACTCGGGGACTACCGCCATCTCCGCCCACGAAGAGACGCAGGTGAAGTGATGGAGCTCCTGCCCCTTCCACTTGAGCCGGGTAGAGCCGTCAGGCATCTTGCCCCGGACCCGGGACCGCCATTCGCACAGGTGCGGCCGCCCGGCGTCGCAGTACCGGCAGTGGCCGCAAGGCGGCGCGAACAGCATCACGACGTGGTCGCCCGGGTGGACGGAGTCCACTTCGGGCCCCACGGCCTCCACCACGCCGGCAGCCTCGTGCCCCAAGACCACCGGCAGCGGGAACGGCAGATCCCCTTTAATGTAGTGGAGATCGCTGTGGCACACGCCGGTGGCCGCGATCCGGACCGCGACCTCGTGAGGCCGCGGCTTCTCGAGGTCCACCGTCTCAACGGCCAGCGGTTTTCCGACCTCATGCAAGATGGCGGCGCGCACGTGACTCACACCTCCCCAGTCCCCCGTGTTGAACTGTTCCGCCTTGCCCTGGGGATTCCTCCGGGAGGACACCGTCCCCGTCCCGCGGGATCGAGTCACCGCGAAAAAATTTTGCGTCAAGTTCTTATGAAGGTGGCAGGAGATCCTCCGCCACTTTTCGAACCTTGACCCGGAATCCCCGATCGCATGTGGACGTGAGTATTTCGTATTTGAAAGCCCGAAAGGGACGGAGGGGGAACATGGAACTGCGGGACTACGTGCACAAGCTCACCGACTTCATCTGGGACCGCGAGCACAGAAGCCAGAAGCCGGTGGACGCAGCCATTCTCAGTTATGTACAGGACGCCGTGATCGCGGAGCTTGAGTACCGCCGGCGGATGTCCGATCTGGACCGCCGGATCGCCGAACTCGAGTCCCTAACGGGAGCAGGGGTACCTTCCTGATCGGTCCCCGGTAAGAAATCGCTGCGCACGCCAGGCCCGGGTCGCATACGGTCATCGTTTAGGTTGCTGACGTAAGGGCCACAGGGCAAACGGTCACCTTAACCGGATGCCGCGTGTGTACGCTTGTGTATTGGAGAGGGTCGGCCTAGCGCCGTTGGATGCTCGCAACAGCATCCCGGCGTCGCGGTGGTTTTTCACGGTGGAATAGTCTATCCCCGCCACAGAGTGGGCATTACACGAACGAGCAGAATTCTTCCAGCAAAACTCTGCGGTGGGGGCATGCCATGCGCGACGCTCGTCTCGTCTCACGCTTCGTTGCCGTGACCCTCTTCTTCGCCACCGTCCTTGCACCCCAGACCGCCCCGTCGGCGATCATGCAGGTGGCGTCCGATCCAAATGGACGGTTCAAGATCAGCTTTCCGGTTGAGTGGCAGGTCGTGAAAACAACGAGCGGGGCGTCAAGGGTGATCGGCTTCCGCCCCGCCGCCCGGGGGCAGTTCCGCGCCAACGTCAACGTGGTCGTGGAGGAGATCCCGGAACCGATCTCGGCGGCCCAGTATGCTCAGCTGGCCAAGCCCAAGATGGACGCGGTGTTCAACGACTTCACGGTGCTCAAAGAGGGGTCGGCAACGATCGCCCGACGCCAAGCGTACTACCGGTACTATACATGGAGACCAAGGAACCAAGGGGAGCTGTATCAGGTCCAGGCCTACATCACAGTTGCGCGCATGGCATACGTTCTGACCGGCACGACGATGAACGATCCCGATCGTGTCAGGCGGGACATCCCGATCATGAGCCAAATCTTCGAGACCTTTGCGCCACGCGTCAAGTAGATTGGCGTAACCCCCTCTCGACTGCGTCTGCGAAGACGGCGAGCGCCCTGCTGCCGCTCATCTGCATTGCTGCGATCATTTCAGCCCTCGCCGCAAGCGCCGGGGGGGCTCCCTCCGATCCGGGGACGTGGGAGCGCCGGGCGTCGTCGGCCGTCACGCGCTCAGAAGTCGCCGCCGCCCCGATCGGCGACCGCATCTATGTGGTCGGCGGCCTGATCATTACCGGTCCAACGGACGCCGTCGAGGAGTACGATCCCGCCGGCGATCGATGGCGCCCGCGTGCCCGGCTGCCACAACCGATGCATCACCCTGCCGCCGCGGCCCTTGGTGGGAGACTGTATGTGATCGGCGGCTTCGTGGCCCGGGGATTTTCAATCTGGCACGGCATCGCCGCCGTCTATGAGTATGACCCGGCGCAGAATGAGTGGCGGGGGCGCCCGGCGATGCCGACGGCGCGCGGCGCGCTGGCCGCGGTGGCGCTGGGAGGCCGGATCTACGCGGTCGGAGGCACCAATGGGACGGACACCGGAGCGCTCGAAGTCTACGACCCGCGGACGGACACCTGGCGGCGCCTGCGGCCAATGCCGACACCACGGAATCACATCGCCGCGGTGGCGGAAGGTGGCAGGCTCTACGTCTTCGGCGGCCGGGCGGCCGGCGTGCGCGGCAATATCGGCGCAACCGAGGTCTACGATCCAGCGAGCGATCGCTGGGAGACACGGGCGCCGATGCTGACCCCCCGCAGCGGCATCGGGGCCGCCGCAGTCAGGGGCAAGATATATGTGATGGGCGGCGAGCTCGGCAGACCGGATACGTACCCGGAAAACGAGGCGTACGATCCGGCATCGGACACCTGGACCCCGCGCGCGGACATGCCCACGCCCCGGCACGGCCTCGCCGTAGTCGAAGCCGGGGGGCGGATCTTCACTCTGAACGGGGGTCCCCACCCCGGCGGCACCTACAGCGCCGTCAACGAAGTGTACATCCCCCCGCAGTAGGACCTCCGCGCCAGCGTTCACTGGCTCGGGAATCTCTTGTGACGAACATCACGACCCCGGTGTGGACCGGTGCATAGGGTTTGGCCTCCCCCGCTCGTACGATGGAACCATCGCAGGCGGAAACTTCGCTTGAGATTCAGGGAGGTGGAAGCGTCATGGCCTGGTACCAGTGCTCGTGCGGGGTTCTGAAGGAAATCAGTCCGCAGCTCGGCGAGACGGTTACGTCCGTCAACCACCTCCATCGATCCGCGCGGCTGGACGGGATGTCCACGATCATCCGGATGGAGGAGATTCGCCTCCCTATCGCTACGGGTGCGGGCGATCGGGACGAAACCGCTCCATACCAACCCGCCGCCTGATGGACCTCGAGACTCGACCGATGCCCGCCGTCGGCGACAACCGGGAGCTCCTCGCGCACTTTCATGGAGGTTTCCTCCGCGCTTCTGATTCGCGCGCGCAAAGCCGGCCCGATAGATCCGAGGAGGAGACCCGAGCCATCGCGAACGTAGCCTCCGCATAGACCGGTCGCTTTCCTCTCTCAGAGGAGCTGCATGGCGGACCTACCGACCGGAACGGTCACGTTTCTCTTCACGGACATCGAGGGGTCCACGAACCTCCTCCAGCGTATCGGCGCCCACCGCTACGCACAGGTTCTTGAAGATCACTGCGCACTGCTTAGGAGTGTCTTCCACGAAACGAACGGTCACGAGATCGGCCACCAGGGAGATGGCTTTCTGGCGGCGTTCGGCCAGGCCAGGCAGGCGGTGTCCGCGGCGATCGCCGCGCAGCGAGCGATGGCCACCCATCCGTGGCCGGAAGGGGTCACCATACGGGTCCGCATGGGACTCCATACCGGCGAGCCGCTTGACTCGCCGAGCGGCTATGTTGGCATGGATGTACATCGGGCCGCCCGGATCTGCTCCGCGGCACACGGGGGCCAGGTCCTCCTCTCCGAGGCAACACGGGGGCTTGTCGAGCATAACCTTCCAGAGGGTTTGGGCACCCTTGATCTGGGAGTGCATCGCCTGAAAGACTTAAAGGATCCTGTCAGGATCTTCCAGATCCTGGACCCCCGGGTGCCGGCCGAGTTCCCTCCACTCAGGAGTCTGAGCGTTCTGCCAAACAACCTGCCCATGCAACTGACTAGCTTCATCGGACGCGATAAAGAGCTGGCCGCAATCAAGCATCTATTGATGGCCAACCGGTTCCTCACCCTCACCGGCACAGGTGGCTGCGGAAAGACGCGACTCGCTCTCCAGGCCGCCGCCGATCTCTCGGATCAATTTCCGGACGGTGTGTGGTTGGTGGAGCTGGCGGCTCTTTCAGATACTTCTCTTGTCCCGCAAACCGTCGCGTCAACCTTGAAGCTCCCTGAGCAGTCCACCCGACCGTTGCCTGAATTGTTGGCCGACTATCTGCGGCCCAAATCTCTTTTGTTGGTGTTGGATAACTGTGAACAAGTGGTCAATGCGTGCGCCCATTTGGCTGAGCGGTTACTGCAGGTATGTCCTCGCCTTCGAATCTTGGCAACGAGTCAGGAGGGCCTAAACATCGCTGGAGAGGTCACATTCCCCGTCCCTTCGCTGTCCGTGCCGGATCCTCAGCCGGCGCTTTCCGCCGAAGGACTCGTT is drawn from bacterium and contains these coding sequences:
- a CDS encoding Zn-dependent alcohol dehydrogenase, translated to MSSRRNPQGKAEQFNTGDWGGVSHVRAAILHEVGKPLAVETVDLEKPRPHEVAVRIAATGVCHSDLHYIKGDLPFPLPVVLGHEAAGVVEAVGPEVDSVHPGDHVVMLFAPPCGHCRYCDAGRPHLCEWRSRVRGKMPDGSTRLKWKGQELHHFTCVSSWAEMAVVPESGVLRISEEVPLTVAALLGCAVTTGVGAVVNTAQVRPGSSVAVFGAGGVGINVVQGARIAGAAMIIAVDLLEHRLEAARRFGATHTINAKEEDPVRAIQSLTRGGTDYAFEVIGRAAVVRQAVECLARGGVAVAVGIPPAREEYTVGGPAFVLNEKTLRACFYGSAHLRADIPRLLELYYGERLLLDELVTATYPLDRVNDAVAALDRGDGLRGLLVMA
- a CDS encoding DcrB-related protein; protein product: MRDARLVSRFVAVTLFFATVLAPQTAPSAIMQVASDPNGRFKISFPVEWQVVKTTSGASRVIGFRPAARGQFRANVNVVVEEIPEPISAAQYAQLAKPKMDAVFNDFTVLKEGSATIARRQAYYRYYTWRPRNQGELYQVQAYITVARMAYVLTGTTMNDPDRVRRDIPIMSQIFETFAPRVK
- a CDS encoding kelch repeat-containing protein; translation: MIGGFVARGFSIWHGIAAVYEYDPAQNEWRGRPAMPTARGALAAVALGGRIYAVGGTNGTDTGALEVYDPRTDTWRRLRPMPTPRNHIAAVAEGGRLYVFGGRAAGVRGNIGATEVYDPASDRWETRAPMLTPRSGIGAAAVRGKIYVMGGELGRPDTYPENEAYDPASDTWTPRADMPTPRHGLAVVEAGGRIFTLNGGPHPGGTYSAVNEVYIPPQ